One genomic segment of Mangifera indica cultivar Alphonso chromosome 6, CATAS_Mindica_2.1, whole genome shotgun sequence includes these proteins:
- the LOC123218407 gene encoding protein LURP-one-related 5-like isoform X1 has product MKGGVVVDDGFIYAQETHLTVLKTSLFFANDGFTVYDCKGELVFRVDSYGPDTRDRDEIVLMDAHGKCLLTVRRKRVSLIDMVFDFDEQRPSLHQRWEGFVGERMEGQKPIFSVRRSSIIGRSSVTVEIYENPGEEYQIEGNFAQRCCTIFNAMKESVAEIRRKVDASTQVMLGKDVFSLRLKPGFDGAFAMGLVLVLDQINGDDDVEDNGVLMDPPTEE; this is encoded by the exons ATGAAGGGGGGTGTGGTGGTGGACGATGGCTTTATCTATGCACAAGAGACCCATCTCACTGTGTTGAAGACGTCGCTGTTCTTCGCCAACGACGGCTTCACTGTTTACGACTGCAAGGGTGAGTTAGTCTTCCGAGTTGACTCGTACGGTCCCGACACTCGTGACAGAGATGAAATCGTTCTCATGGACGCCCACGGCAAGTGCCTCCTCACTGTCCGCAGAAAG CGAGTTTCGTTAATCGATATGGTGTTTGATTTCGATGAACAGAGGCCAAGTTTACATCAACGGTGGGAGGGGTTTGTAGGGGAGAGAATGGAGGGTCAGAAACCGATTTTTAGCGTGCGTAGATCGTCGATAATCGGACGGTCCAGCGTGACGGTAGAGATTTACGAGAATCCAGGTGAGGAGTACCAGATCGAAGGAAACTTCGCTCAGCGCTGCTGCACGATCTTCAATGCGATGAAGGAATCAGTGGCTGAGATTCGACGCAAAGTTGATGCGTCAACGCAAGTAATGCTTGGTAAAGATGTGTTCTCATTGCGGCTAAAGCCTGGATTTGATGGGGCCTTCGCCATGGGATTGGTGCTCGTGCTTGATCAGATTAACGGTGACGATGATGTGGAGGACAATGGGGTTTTGATGGACCCTCCGACAgaggaataa
- the LOC123217958 gene encoding pseudo histidine-containing phosphotransfer protein 6-like has translation MLGLGADRLRTDMNRLLALLFHQGVLDEQFLQLQQLQDESTPNFVSEVVNIYFHESEKLLRNLRLILVDKEFSDYKKMGIHLNQMMGSSSSIGANRVRNVCVAFRAASEQHNRAGCLRALELLEHEYCYLKNKLHELFQV, from the exons ATGCTTGGGTTGGGTGCGGATCGGTTACGAACCGATATGAATCGTTTGCTAGCATTACTCTTCCACCAG ggAGTGTTGGATGAGCAATTCTTGCAACTCCAGCAACTTCAAGATGAGAGCACCCCAAACTTTGTATCTGAAGTGGTGAACATATATTTTCACGAGTCTGAAAAGCTCTTGAGGAATCTCAGATTAATACT GGTGGATAAAGAGTTCTCGGATTACAAGAAAATGGGAATACATTTGAATCAGATGATGGGCAGTAGCTCTAGCATAGGTGCAAATAGAGTCAGAAATGTTTGTGTTGCCTTTCGAGCCGCTTCTGAACAGCACAACCGTGCTGG GTGTTTGAGAGCATTGGAGCTGCTGGAACACGAGTACTGCTATTTAAAGAACAAATTACACGAACTGTTTCAGGTATAA
- the LOC123218407 gene encoding protein LURP-one-related 12-like isoform X2 translates to MKGGVVVDDGFIYAQETHLTVLKTSLFFANDGFTVYDCKGELVFRVDSYGPDTRDRDEIVLMDAHGKCLLTVRRKRPSLHQRWEGFVGERMEGQKPIFSVRRSSIIGRSSVTVEIYENPGEEYQIEGNFAQRCCTIFNAMKESVAEIRRKVDASTQVMLGKDVFSLRLKPGFDGAFAMGLVLVLDQINGDDDVEDNGVLMDPPTEE, encoded by the exons ATGAAGGGGGGTGTGGTGGTGGACGATGGCTTTATCTATGCACAAGAGACCCATCTCACTGTGTTGAAGACGTCGCTGTTCTTCGCCAACGACGGCTTCACTGTTTACGACTGCAAGGGTGAGTTAGTCTTCCGAGTTGACTCGTACGGTCCCGACACTCGTGACAGAGATGAAATCGTTCTCATGGACGCCCACGGCAAGTGCCTCCTCACTGTCCGCAGAAAG AGGCCAAGTTTACATCAACGGTGGGAGGGGTTTGTAGGGGAGAGAATGGAGGGTCAGAAACCGATTTTTAGCGTGCGTAGATCGTCGATAATCGGACGGTCCAGCGTGACGGTAGAGATTTACGAGAATCCAGGTGAGGAGTACCAGATCGAAGGAAACTTCGCTCAGCGCTGCTGCACGATCTTCAATGCGATGAAGGAATCAGTGGCTGAGATTCGACGCAAAGTTGATGCGTCAACGCAAGTAATGCTTGGTAAAGATGTGTTCTCATTGCGGCTAAAGCCTGGATTTGATGGGGCCTTCGCCATGGGATTGGTGCTCGTGCTTGATCAGATTAACGGTGACGATGATGTGGAGGACAATGGGGTTTTGATGGACCCTCCGACAgaggaataa